In Daphnia magna isolate NIES linkage group LG5, ASM2063170v1.1, whole genome shotgun sequence, the sequence AGACGTCTCTTAGAACGTAATTCATTGTTCTTTGAAATGTTGCCGGAGCGTTACACAATCCAAAAGCCATGATTTTAAATTGgtataaattattttcttcGATAaatgctgttttttctttagctgAATCTTCTAGTTCTATCTGCCAGTAGCCAGATGCTAGGTCAAGAGTcgtaaaaaactttttttcgTGTAGTTGGTCGAGAGTGGTATCAATTCTTGGTAAAGGGAATGAATCTTTTACAGTGACGCTGTTTAATTTACGATAGTCTGCGCAAAATCGTAAACTtccgtctttcttttctacgaGTACAACAGGTGCCGCCCAGGGAGAGGTAGATAACCCGGTGATGTCTTTATCCAACATCTCCTTAATTTGTCGTCTTAACTCTTCCTGATGCTTCCTTGCTGCTCGGTAGGGTCTAAGTCTGATAGGGTCTCTTCCTTGGGTGTCTATACTATGCTTAATTAAACCGGTATATCCTAATTGAGAATCTGTTGTTGTGAAAATGTCTTTGAaatcatttaataatttaattaaaggtattttatattgaaattctACGTTAGAAATGTAAGTGTCAATTTCCGCTTGTTCTTCATTTGGCATTGtgtcattttcatcttttacgTCAGTTTTTCCAATTAACTGACAAGTTGTTTCGACATTGCCCAATAAAATTCCACGCGGTAAATGAATGAGTTTACTTGAAATATTACGAATCAGCAAATTGTATTCCCCTTTATCATTTGTCTCGCCTAAAAATTGATCTACTGTAATTCCCTCCGGTAGCTCTTTGCTAGgagtaggggagactggagtaagccgggagggttttcgttttccccctatatctcacaaactaatcattaaattaatttattattttgtttttatgtattccatacggtaatgtaccccccatattttttatataatttcataataaaccattttcccatataagacctttaaagttttcttagatttgtgggaggagccaattttgaggggtaagtgaggaaaCTAGGGTGGGttgtgagggacgtcctccgttttcgccttaaaattcattaacaaaatttgtaaaaattgaaatagcgtgccactgcatagactctataagttaataaatgtttcaatttgataattgtgttaataaaaaatttttcttatatgataaaaaacccttattacaagataggtgggagttgggcttattgtaatcgattaatatgctgaataatcgattgcttgtgatcattgtaaggaacagtaatggcgtcatgagctcgatgatgattgatgggcttgaaggccaaacccgcccaccaatgtcccattttagtcaaaaacagctgtcccgatttcccgataaagactatttttttaaacgttaatattatctacagtaattgatcgaaaattataatttttgtttttaacaataaagaaatgattaagcttcatttccatattaaatttacatgccatatgcaattatttttttctagaaacattaaatggcggagaaaaaattaactaaaaaaaaaactgtttttttagttttgttaataactgatacagttattgacaaaactcaaccaaatttcatgccaaagaagattgtatgtatctaaataacatactaaaaaaatttttaattttattaaaatctactatttccCCCCCTACTgcccctcttgacccggtgtcccggcatactccagtctcccctaaaCAGAAACGGAAAGCCAGGAAGCAATTGATATTGTGACCTACTCATTCTGGCTCTAATGACCCTGCAAGTCAATGAGAACGTCGTCACCTTTTTGACTGAGTTCATTAAATTATTGCTTGAATACAGAGGTGCTCTTCCTGCTTTGTCTCTCGCCAAAAAAATAGTCTTAGTTCGACCACATAGTACGAACTCATGTTTAAAAGCAGCGTCAACGCCTAAAATGCATGCTTCAGAAATTCCgcttgtaataataaattcttgttcAAGTATATATTCTCCATATTGGACAGGTAGCTTTACCTTCCCTAGGGTCTGTAATTTTCTATTCTGTACGTCAAATAAATCTGTGTCGGTCTCAGCACTGGCCAGTTTCATTTTCGACGGTAATAATCTATAAACTTTTTCGTGTAAAAGGCTTCTTGCAGCGCCTGTATCAAACAGCGCATCAAATTGAATCTTATcgataaaaagggaaatacgGGGTGCTGAACTTTTTTGAATAATTGTAATGTGAGAAATATGCCGGGTTTTTCCATAAAAAGAGGTTTGCCTACCAACTGACCCAAAGCTGCAGTTGGTACCTAAGCGTTTCCCTGGTCCTAATGGACCAGGAACATTAGGCTTTTGCTGCATTTGTCTATGGATGCATTCATTTGCTCTATGTcctatctgctgacaagaatAGCATTTGAGGGGCTGTCGCATATCTGTATTTTGTTCTCGATTGTTTCTACAATCCCTTTTTACGTGGCCTTTCATGCCACAAGCATGACAGGTAGTCAGATCTGAGCGTGGGGAATATTGAGATGTGAAGAAGGGTCGAGGTGGAGGGTTATTAATCTGGTACCTGTTTGGAGGGTTGCTCACAAAATGGGGAGGTGGAGTATTGTAACTTTGGGGAGTATTGTAATTTTGTCTGTATTGATTGTAACCATTGCTTGTTTAGTATAAATTTTCCTGTCTAATATTACTATTATTTGAAAATCTGGTTCTAATACGATCACTGTTTTCTATCAATCGAGTCACTGTTTTTTCCAATCTTTCTACCTGGTCTGCACTGGCAGGTCTCTGGGGgtttccatctttttcagGGACCTTTTGTGGATACCTGGTACCTGTCGTGAGGGCATTTGggtcaatccgcgcggatttgacaaatccgatgcgcgaccaaaactcggatttcgttgaaatttggtaagtgaatcaataaatatgtttaaaatttattggctaaaggatttttttttgcgcaattagggaaaaagttacagcaaaatgaaaatcagattttttcattttgccgtaacgtaggattttttccgcgttttcatttttatttatttaagactagtttttatttctctattgatttttgaataagtacgtcttattctttttttcacgctctttttaaaagtatttttttgtttcaaaatttttaaatttaattacgttatttaacttttaaatgttcagagtttgtcttacaaaagtagacctcaacagattcgcttctgagattaatttgtaattcttgcactaaaaaaagaggacatatcatagtatatgctctatttttttcgctagggttaaattctccatagtgccgatttaattgtttcattttcactcATCCCTTTTCCCTGTCTCCCCTTTTTGACCAATCCGCCAATACCACCTGGGGTAGTCAAGGTAAATAGGGGAGAGAGGGTAAAGGGATGAGTGAAAATGGCCGccgaagccaatattttacatcaaaatagggagatttcaaacaattaaatcgGCACTATGAAGAATTTAACCCTAGCGAAAAAATATAGCATATACTATGatatgtccttttttttttagtgcaaaaattacaaataaatctcagaagcgaatctgttcaggtctacttttgtaacccacactctgaacatttaaaattaaataacgtaattaaatttaaaaattttgaagcaagaaaataccattaaaaagagcgtgaaaaactgaataagacgtacttattcaaaaatcaatagagaaataaaaactagtcttaaataaataaaaatgaaaacgcggaaaaaatcctaatttacggcaaaatgaaaaaatctgattttcattttgctgtaactttttccctaattgcgcaaaaaaaaatcctttggccaataaattttaaacatatttattgattcacttaccaaatttcaacgaaatccgagttttggTCGCGCATCGGATTGACCCATTTATGGTTTCAGGTAGTTTCTCTattgcttttaaaatttcaatacTGGTGGAGTTGTTCTCTACTGCGTTAATAAATTCTCTtatgtctttttcttctttttctccatcCAGACGTAGAGCGTATTTGTTGGTTTAGGCAACTAAGGCTTCGTATGTAGTGAAAGGTTTGTAGCGGACTTTGTTTCTAAGAGTTTTGTCTAACctttaaagaaatttttgtcGCAGCATTTGCAGTCGTGTTGTTTCATCAGTTTTTGTGTCATCTTCCCCCTTGGGGTATCcatgttcaaaaatatttttgaggCGGAAACCATAATCAAGAATAGCTTCGCCTGGATGTCGTTTTACTTCTTCAAGTTGGGTTTGGAAAAAGTCTTGATTTTCGTTTCCATGGAAACGTTCTTGTAGCAGccgttttacttctttataatCTTGAGTGACGCTTTCTAGGATATTTTGTAGAATATCATGAGCAGAGCCGGCCATTTTGGTCACCAACATAttcattgtttctttttcgttccaGTTTGACATAGCGACAATATTTTCGAACAGTTTAATCCAGCGGTCAAAACGAGTTGATGGTCCTCCTGTAAAATTTTGAGGTTGGATGAGCATAGTTTGCGCGTGTTGTCCTTTTTGTAATTCTTGCAGATCTCCTATCGGAATGACATTTGTCACCAATGAATACTGAAGTGGatccatttttattgtttgttttctgtggaattacttgttgttttctgttgGCGTCGTTTGCGCGACGGTTGGCACTGGCTGCTTTGTTTTGATTGAAGTTGCGTTAAGTCTCCGCGTGGTGGTGTATGTGGCGTTGTGTGGAATTTGCTGGCTATCTCGTTTATCTTtagtttgttttgatttttctccGCCAGAGGGTGGTTGTGTGAATGCCTGCTGTACTGTGAGAATGAGGCTGAGGCTTTCGCAGCTGCTTTGACTTGTACTGTGTTGTCGGATGATAACGTTGGCGTAAAAGTGCGCTGGTCTCCTCGTTTGATGAGGACTTTTAGCTGCTGTGCCGTGAATTGTACCGTGTTCAGTATTGCTTCCGGAAGATCCGCTAGGTTTTTCAGGTGTGAGAGGAGATTTAAAACTAGTTGGTGGGTTAGGTCTGGAACGGCTGCAAGGTTGACTAGGCGCCGTAGTAGGGATGGGAGTTGAAGAAAATCGTTGATGAATGTCGTTGAGTGAGCCTGTGCAAATTTTTCTACGAGGCCCAAGGATAAGTGACGGAGAATGCCGTGAGGAATTGGATGCTATTTCTTCCTGCTGCTCTGAGTCTTCGCTGGAGTCAGCGTCTTGATGAAGTGTATGAATGAAGTAACGATTGGCTTCGTTAAAAAATTTGAGGGTCGCTGTCTGATTTTTTTATGTAAGCTCCGTGTAGTCCATCAAGCAATCGACAAAGATTTTGATAATTGTTGCTGACAACGGCCGTAAGGGGCGTGTGTGGTCTAACGGTTGATTTAGAAGGGAGTGAATTTCGTCTAGCAAGGGCAATAGGTTGGGCAATGGTTTTAACGGTTTCGGGTCTGATTGTTGGATATAATTGCTGATTGATTTTAATTGCGCTATCAGATAATTTTGTTCGTAAACCGGTAAAATTTGTTTGGATTGTAAGGCTTTCTTGAGTGCAAATAGGGCTAGACGTAAATGTTCTACAGGTAATGGGGAATGCGGTTGGTAATTGACAGGGTTTGTTATTGACGGCGCGTGCTTCACATATATCTGTAGTATCGACGCGTTGATGTTCATTTAATGAGCTAAGCAAAGTGCTGTCAAAATTAAAGTTGCTAGAATTATGTGAGGGTAAAGGTTCCtgaattaaatttatttatttcagtgGCTGTCGGCTGAATTGTAAAGGTTATCGTAAGGTCATTAACTACAGGTAGGGAGGAGGGGAGTTGTGGAGAGGAGCCCTGTAATAAAGCGCGTGGTGGTTTTTCACTGTCACTTTCAAAATCTGAAGTAGATGGCGACTGCCGAAGCCAGTGAATAGTGCGAGCAAGAAGTGAAGGACTATTACTAGATGCCTTAATATCTTGCCATTTAAAAGATTTTGGTTTCCTAATagttttagaattttttaacCTAAGCTGTAATAACTTAGTTGTTTTAAGGCTAACAGTTGAACGAGTGGATCTCTTTTGGTGAGGAGATGGCTCAGATAAATCAAGATTTACTTTAGAGACAGGTGCAGAAGTAAGGTTATCAAAGGTGGGCAAAATAGGTTCATATCCGTGACGGACAGTACTCTTTATTGGTTTACTAAAAATTTTAGGCTTAGCACCCGTATACAATGACATTGTGGATAAGTTCAAATaccgctgccaccagatgtaaAGGGATCATGAATTTActcattcttccctttacggaataattaaattaaaagcggtttaaataaataaaaaggagacggctgatccacaatgcaaatgtattgGTTACTAAGTCTAAGTCTACAATTATAAGTGAAATGAGGTGTGACATACCAATTGGGAACAGTTGAACGATGGGAGAGGGAATACCTGGTTCACCGAATTAAGTTAACTGAACTAAACTGGTACTTTAAACTGGGTCTCAGAGCTCGGTAGGAGCTGCAAGGTGCTCAAGAGGAACTAAAGGAATTAACGAGCTAGACAGAGCTAACGGAACTGAGCTATGAGAGAAAAGTCACGGCcttttatatggaaaagatgcggccgtgacctgaataaagaaaacaatagggAAAGAAGGCTCCGTGCAAAAGCCATCCCCCGACTCGAGTTGACAGTTCTGTCAACTCACTTTACTCACACTTATTAAAACTATTTCTATATCTacggttatttatgcattgtgatcttaatctaaaaaggGGTTGAATGTTCTGGCACGTGCGGTGCAGGTGCATGAATATTCTAGGCGTGGGAACAGGTAAGAAGATGTTCGAGGAGCTTCCGGCTAGACGAGAGTGCTCCCGTGTTAGTCAGCTGATGTAAGAATATGTCTTCGGGCGGCGCAGGTGTCTTTTAGGGAGTCGATGGGAAAAAGGtctattctgttgctgcttgcagtcTTATGGTAGGTTCAAGTGGAGGCTGTGTGACGAGGGATGTGGGGGAGATGAATTGGAGAAGCCATGCTTGCAGAATGGAAATTCTGTTACACAAAGATGGGGCATCAATCTTGGAACGGACAAAAAGGGACAGAAAGAATAGTCTTTTGAAACCTTCTTCGCACTTGTTTTGCTGCATGCAGAGGAAGTGGCACACTAATTACCTGTGTCCCAGCGAGGAAGAACTGGAGGAGCTATACTGTTTGTCACTAGGAATCAAGTCAATAAAATACTACAAAGAATGGAGCAGCAAGGTCTTATCTTCTGAATTAGAGAAGTATGTTTTACAAATATACTAAAAGAAATATGAAGTAATCAATGTATTTGTACATTTTAGGATTTTCCAAGAGCTGTCAATCTGTGAAGGTTATTGCCTGTGCATGAAGAGTgggaaatttttgaaactgGTACAGAGTACTGTCCCCGATTGCAAGTCACTTAAGGTTAGTAAATAAATCTATATGAATTATGTtaaacaatgaaaataaaaagacattAAAATTATCAGGGAATTTTCCCTAAGATGATTTACCTCATTCCCATGCAAAGTAATCTAATAGGAAGGCCAGATCCCAATGTAAAGATTTCAACAATTCAATGCAAAGAATGTGGCAAACTCGTGAACAGAGTTCATTTCCTTACTCACCTTGCTGATTTATGGTGATTTCCCCTTTCGATTTTTTCCTGTTCCagtaattaatttaaatattaCCATAGTTATGATGAAACTCCATTGAAGGATGGGATTAAATACGGTCGTCCTGTTGTAAGTGACGAGACAAAAAGTTTGTCGCCAATCATAGACGGAAACGAGATTAGTAATGGTGATGGAGAGGTAGAAATTGTAACCCCCAAAACAAATTTGAGGTAATTTTTTGCAGTGGTAACAATGTTTACCAGTTACTTACGTTGTTTTAATTACAGGCGTCATGGATCTCAATTATCTCTACCTACATCAGATACCGGTGATGTCAATGCGTCTCACGTTGAGGAAGCCTTGGTTACAAAAAGAAACCTCTCGCcggaaggaaaaaataacCATCACTGGGAAAATAGTAGGTCTCCATCTGTAAAAAGCCGCTCTCAACACGAAAGCATCCCACGATACTGTAGCCGTTCTCGTCGCCGTAGCCATTCCCGTCACCGTAGCCGTTCTAGTCACCGTAGTCGTTCTCCATACCGAAGCCGCTCTCACTACCGCAGCCGTTCTAATCGACGTAGCTGTTCTCCATAAGGAAGCCGCTCTCACTACCGCAGCCCTTCTCCATAAGGAAGCCGCTCTCACTACCGCAGCCGTTCTAATCGACGTAACCGTTCTCCATATGGAAGCTGCTCTCGTTACCATTGCCGCAGTCGGTCT encodes:
- the LOC116923560 gene encoding uncharacterized protein LOC116923560: MVGSSGGCVTRDVGEMNWRSHACRMEILLHKDGASILERTKRDRKNSLLKPSSHLFCCMQRKWHTNYLCPSEEELEELYCLSLGIKSIKYYKEWSSKVLSSELEKIFQELSICEGYCLCMKSGKFLKLVQSTVPDCKSLKGIFPKMIYLIPMQSNLIGRPDPNVKISTIQCKECGKLVNRVHFLTHLADLCYDETPLKDGIKYGRPVVSDETKSLSPIIDGNEISNGDGEVEIVTPKTNLRRHGSQLSLPTSDTGDVNASHVEEALVTKRNLSPEGKNNHHWENSRSPSVKSRSQHESIPRYCSRSRRRSHSRHRSRSSHRSRSPYRSRSHYRSRSNRRSCSP